The following proteins come from a genomic window of Gossypium raimondii isolate GPD5lz chromosome 5, ASM2569854v1, whole genome shotgun sequence:
- the LOC105770599 gene encoding uncharacterized protein LOC105770599, producing MNHHDLQAQRREMKHKGRNVVWSIAMDKCLIEALAVQAKNGNKIDKCFNENAYTAACIAVNSRFNLNLNNQKVINRLKTIKKRYKVMRDMLSQDGFRWNPNTKMIEYDSEDLWKRYIVAHPDAKGFRGKQIEMYDELKIVCGNYQAPSRWAKMKDGSHPMGYKNFEEDSASFVSPSSDDLSDTDGTESYSGQPEYLHEGSQDPPVMEPLRQLPKRPRESDVLQEAMLAVASSIRRLADAMDQSKTAINPSELLQAVLEIDGLEEAKQMYAFEYLNADPIKARAFMTYNVRMRKMYLFRQFWWWK from the exons ATGAACCACCATGATCTGCAGGCACAGAGAAGGGAGATGAAGCACAAAGGAAGAAATGTAGTCTGGTCAATTGCAATGGACAAGTGTCTAATTGAAGCTCTGGCAGTTCAGGCTAAAAATGGGAATAAAATTGACAAATGCTTTAATGAAAATGCATATACTGCTGCTTGTATTGCTGTGAATTCTCGTTTTAATTTGAACTTGAACAATCAAAAAGTCATTAATCGCCTTAAGACAATTAAGAAAAGGTACAAGGTAATGAGGGATATGCTAAGTCAAGATGGATTTAGGTGGAATCCAAATACAAAGATGATCGAATATGACAGTGAAGATCTATGGAAAAGATATATAGTG GCACATCCCGATGCAAAAGGATTTCGTGGAAAGCAGATTGAGATGTATGATGAGCTAAAGATTGTTTGCGGAAATTATCAAGCCCCGAGTCGTTGGGCTAAGATGAAGGACGGAAGTCATCCAATGGGATACAAGAATTTTGAAGAGGATTCTGCTTCTTTCGTATCGCCAAGCTCAGATGATTTAAGTGATACAGATGGGACTGAGTCATATTCTGGGCAACCAGAGTATTTACATGAAGGTAGTCAAGACCCTCCTGTAATGGAACCACTCAGACAACTTCCAAAGCGGCCTCGTGAGTCGGATGTTCTTCAGGAGGCAATGTTGGCAGTGGCATCCAGCATTCGGCGGCTGGCTGATGCAATGGATCAAAGTAAAACTGCAATCAATCCCTCTGAATTGCTACAGGCTGTTTTGGAGATTGATGGTCTGGAAGAAGCTAAACAGATGTATGCATTTGAGTATTTGAATGCCGACCCTATCAAAGCTAGGGCATTCATGACATATAATGTTCGGATGAGGAAGATGTATTTGTTTCGTCAGTTTTGGTGGTGGAAATGA